One genomic window of Anguilla anguilla isolate fAngAng1 chromosome 13, fAngAng1.pri, whole genome shotgun sequence includes the following:
- the znf335 gene encoding zinc finger protein 335 isoform X5: protein MDSEENAVESSSDAGPSGLEEPSESGMGMETSEAMSADSSDTAAVHALTPESDSHVGQSSEGLVELIPETSSSTDVRGMIHLPDSSSVAQSTSVSSVSTVTQSILVSESAQVLVHSSVVSDGGMIVSDSTASTSSDLGSAIDKIIESTIGPDIMNGCIAVTSAEDGGAETTQYLILQGPDDGAPMVSQMSSSALSSRITIEALGEGPTSTCLEQSELGGRRRGSLPDLEAMDPDQPDQPGHSGYVACSADNSGQHHTHGYGDCAGGDDSNQSQHSQYAECSAGHSHYLDLVRQDDPGDSRYIDCSADNSDRAQRYGACVTGAADQPRCSRYADCGADAPDQTQNSQDRDEACCYMDCGVPQGSIYGEGRSLDCPDQPQHSHYADYGPDQQGQYIGSTGEYAPPPGREAVPNRDPQGGPGAEGPSEGTGLAEAQGSNEAEGSGLPGQIRDRPPNLEELEEMMEVVVVQQFKCKMCPYKSISKDTLINHMRDKHFRHTGVPPPKKRGRGRPRRSESAAAQKAEVKTEEPAEEEEDDIMDAGAIDDPADDSDYNPADEDCRGRPPALLRSVPASSSGTVERPRRRVVRPRKFPYAAGGRGHARGMAAVTMEASGGNKSLDAQVPEEASSSGLDNGPASSANENGAEPGVSQSDSENKDPSSNTGPEEVEFYPRKRGRPSKRFLRKKYKKYMNRNRYYKSLKPLLRPHNCRICGSRFLSQEDLRFHVDSHEGNDPERFKCLQCSYRCKRWSSLKEHMFNHEGTKPYKCEECDYSSVYRKDVIRHSAVHNKDKKKKTDMVIPDVSQVPRNTQFPCPVCSRVYPMQKRLTQHMKTHSTEKPHMCDKCGKSFKKRYTFKMHLLTHIQTYGNRFKCEFCEYTCDNKKLLLNHQLSHTTDKPFKCDYCKYSTTKEDFLVSHMAIKHTGEKPFSCDFCHFMTKHKKNLRLHVQCRHPEAFDDWCRTHPEEPPRRRRPFFTLQQIEELKQQHDHTQGLQDTLRGPIVSVDSIELQAIQTIENQTVSPDSLENATIIYEHEASDLSAQNALDLLLNMSNPRELVGSSLQVAVLKSEGEALEGAMGEAGVAGKPQKVVAFHVAEHGEALVREAFEAGAVEAGPDISQIAISAYQGGADFSVVEQVGEEIHSTATVYSAEGGGGDPQAVVVSSGSLSGTLKEHKGKYYLTSGIGGGTVQQVELSSEDPGSPSPTTSPQQQLNSKRFSCRICMESFHGRSDMESHKRAHLDPNTFKCPDCPFIAPSWPDVKTHMAMHAYLRPHKCGHCSFASKNKKDLRRHMLTHTNEKPFACDVCGQRFNRNGHLKFHMERLHSQDPPARKPRLALPQQAIIVNSDEEALATLQTLQAGQTVITPERLQQALGQEHIIVAQEQTLSDQEEATYIQQITTVDGQTVQHLVTAENQVQYIISQDGVQHLIPQEYVVVSEGNHIQMQDGQIAHIQYDQDGAFLQEQQIALSHDGQIQYVPISSEQQIVSQEDLEAVAHSAVTAVADAAMAQAQTVYATEATPEQLEQMQQQGIQYDVITFTEE, encoded by the exons ATGGACTCTGAGGAGAACGCGGTGGAAAGCAGCAGCGATGCGGGCCCCTCGGGCCTGGAGGAGCCCTCTGAGAGCGGGATGGGCATGGAGACGTCGGAGGCCATGTCGGCCGACAGCAGCGACACGGCGGCCGTACACGCCCTCACACCCGAGTCCGACTCCCACGTGGGGCAGAGCTCAGAGGGGCTTGTG GAGCTGATTCCAGAGACCAGCTCTAGCACAGATGTCAGGGGGATGATCCACCTCCCGGACTCCTCCTCCGTCGCCCAGTCGACCAGCGTGTCGAGCGTTTCCACGGTGACGCAGTCCATCCTGGTGTCGGAGTCCGCTCAGGTGTTGGTCCACTCCAGTGTGGTGTCGGACGGGGGGATGATCGTGTCAGACTCCACCGCATCCACGTCCTCAGACCTGGGCTCGGCCATCGATAAGATCATCGAGTCTACCATTGGGCCTGACATCATGAATG GCTGTATCGCGGTGACCAGCGCTGAGGACGGAGGAGCGGAGACCACCCAGTACCTGATCCTGCAGGGCCCTGATGACG gtgccCCCATGGTGTCCCAGATGTCCTCCTCTGCCCTGTCCAGCCGCATCACGATTGAGGCCCTGGGGGAGGGCCCCACGTCCACCTGCCTGGAGCAGTCCGAGCTAGGGGGGCGTCGGCGGGGGAGCCTGCCCGACCTGGAGGCCATGGACCCCGACCAGCCGGACCAGCCGGGGCACTCTGGGTACGTGGCGTGCAGCGCCGACAACTCGGGCCAGCACCACACGCACGGCTACGGCGACTGCGCCGGGGGCGACGACTCCAACCAATCGCAGCACTCCCAGTACGCCGAGTGCAGCGCCGGCCACTCCCACTACCTGGACCTGGTGCGCCAGGACGACCCCGGCGACTCCCGCTACATCGACTGCAGCGCCGACAACTCGGACCGGGCCCAGCGGTACGGGGCGTGCGTGACCGGGGCGGCGGACCAGCCCCGGTGCTCCCGCTACGCGGACTGCGGCGCGGACGCTCCCGACCAGACCCAGAACTCGCAGGACCGCGACGAGGCCTGCTGCTACATGGACTGCGGCGTGCCCCAGGGCTCCATCTACGGGGAGGGCCGGTCCCTGGACTGCCCCGACCAGCCCCAGCACTCCCACTACGCCGACTACGGGCCGGACCAGCAGGGCCAGTACATCGGCAGCACCGGGGAgtacgccccgccccccgggagGGAGGCCGTGCCCAACCGGGACCCCCAGGGCGGGCCGGGGGCCGAGGGGCCCTCGGAGGGCACCGGGCTGGCCGAGGCCCAGGGCAGCAACGAGGCGGAGGGGTCCGGACTGCCCGGGCAGATCCGGGACAGGCCCCCTaacctggaggagctggaggagatgaTGGAGGTGGTGGTAGTGCAGCAGTTCAAGTGCAAGATGTGCCCCTACAAGAGCATCTCCAAAGACACCCTGATCAACCACATGAGAGACAAACACTTCAGGCACACAG GTGTCCCGCCTCCGAagaaaagggggcgggggcgacCGAGGCGGAGCGAATCGGCCGCCGCCCAGAAGGCTGAGGTGAAGACGGAGGAGCccgctgaggaggaggaggatgacaTCATGGACGCCGGTGCCATTGATGATCCAGCAG ACGACAGCGACTACAACCCGGCCGATGAAGACTGCAGGGgtcgcccccccgccctcctgcgCAGCGTGCCCGCGTCCTCGTCCGGCACGGTGGAGCGCCCCCGGCGCAGGGTGGTGCGCCCCAGGAAGTTCCCCTACGCCGCGGGGGGGCGCGGCCACGCCCGAG GAATGGCAGCAGTGACCATGGAGGCATCCGGGGGGAATAAGAGTTTGGACGCTCAGGTCCCGGAGGAGGCCAGCTCTTCTGGATTGGACAACGGGCCTGCGTCTTCCGCTAATGAAAACGGAGCTGAGCCAGGTGTCAGCCAATCGGATTCGGAGAACAAAGACCCTTCGTCAAACACGGGACCCGAGGAGGTCGAGTTTTACCCCAGGAAACGGGGACGGCCGTCCAAGCGTTTTCTCCGCAAGAAGTACAAGAAGTATATGAACCGCAA CAGGTACTACAAGTCCCTGAAGCCCCTGCTGAGGCCGCACAACTGCCGGATATGCGGCTCCCGCTTCCTCTCCCAGGAGGACCTCCGCTTCCACGTGGACTCGCACGAGGGCAACGACCCCGAGCGGTTCAAGTGCCTGCAGTGCAGCTACCGCTGCAAGCGCTGGTCCTCGCTCAAG GAGCACATGTTCAACCACGAAGGAACCAAGCCCTACAAGTGCGAGGAGTGTGACTACTCCAGCGTGTACAGGAAGGATGTCATACGCCACTCCGCCGTGCACAACAAAGACAA aaaaaagaaaacagacatg GTTATTCCGGATGTCTCGCAGGTCCCCAGGAACACGCAGTTCCCGTGCCCCGTGTGCAGCAGGGTCTACCCCATGCAGAAGCGCCTCACGCAGCACATGAAGACGCACAGCACCGAGAAGCCGCACATGTGCGACAAG tgtggaaAATCCTTCAAGAAACGCTACACTTTCAAAATGCATCTTCTTACTCACATCCAGACCTACGGAAACAG GTTCAAGTGTGAGTTTTGCGAGTACACCTGTGACAACAAGAAGCTCCTGCTCAACCACCAGCTCTCGCACACCACCGACAAGCCCTTCAAGTGCGACTACTGCAAGTATTCCACCACCAAGGAGGACTTCCTGGTGTCCCACATGGCCATCAAGCACACTG GAGAGAAGCCGTTCTCGTGCGACTTCTGCCACTTCATGACCAAGCACAAGAAGAACCTGCGTCTGCACGTGCAGTGCCGGCACCCCGAGGCCTTCGACGACTGGTGCCGCACGCACCCCGAGGAGCCGCCCAGACGCCGGCGGCCCTTCTTCACCCTCCAGCAGATCGAGGAGCTGAAGCAGCAGCACGACCACACCCAGGGCCTGCAGGACACGCTGCGAGGGCCAATC GTGTCTGTGGACTCCATCGAGCTCCAGGCGATCCAGACCATAGAGAATCAAACCGTTTCCCCGGACTCACTGGAGAATGCCACAATTATTTATGAGCATG AAGCCTCGGACCTGTCGGCTCAGAACGCCCTGGACCTGCTGCTGAACATGAGCAACCCGCGCGAGCTGGTGGGGAGCTCCCTGCAG GTGGCCGTGCTGAAATCGGAGGGGGAGGCTCTGGAGGGGGCCATGGGGGAGGCGGGCGTGGCGGGGAAGCCCCAGAAGGTGGTGGCCTTCCACGTGGCGGAGCACGGGGAGGCGCTGGTGAGGGAGGCCTTCGAGGCCGGGGCCGTGGAGGCGGGGCCAGACATCAGCCAGATCGCCATCAGCGCCTACCAGGGCGGCGCCGACTTCAGCGTGGTGGAGCAGGTCGGAGAGGAGATCCACAGCACCGCCACCGTCTACAG TGCGGAGGGAGGCGGCGGGGACCCCCAGGCCGTGGTGGTGAGCAGCGGCTCTCTCTCCGGGACCCTGAAAGAGCACAAGGGCAAATACTACCTGACCTCCGGGATCGGAGGAGGGACGGTgcagcaggtggag CTAAGCAGCGAGGATCCTgggtccccctcccccaccacctctcCCCAGCAGCAGCTCAACTCCAAGAGGTTCTCCTGCAGGATCTGCATGGAGTCCTTCCACGGCCGCTCTGACATGGAGAGCCACAAGAGGGCGCACTTGGACCCCAACACCTTCAAGTGCCCCGATTGTCCGTTCATCGCTCCCTCCTGGCCAGATGTCAAG ACTCACATGGCCATGCACGCCTACCTCCGGCCCCACAAGTGCGGCCACTGCAGCTTCGCCTCCAAGAACAAGAAGGACCTCCGGCGCCACATGCTCACCCACACCAACGAGAAGCCCTTCGCCTGCGACGTCTGCGgccagag gtttAACCGTAACGGCCACCTGAAGTTCCACATGGAGAGGCTGCACAGCCAGGACCCGCCCGCACGCAAGCCCCGCCTGGCCCTGCCCCAGCAGGCCATCATCGTCAACAGCGACGAGGAGGCGCTGGCCACCCTGCAGA ctcTGCAGGCGGGGCAGACGGTCATCACCCCCGAGCGGCTCCAGCAGGCCCTGGGCCAGGAGCACATCATCGTAGCCCAGGAGCAGACCCTCTCTGACCAG GAGGAGGCCACGTACATCCAGCAGATAACCACCGTGGACGGGCAGACGGTCCAGCACCTGGTCACTGCTGAGAACCAG GTTCAGTACATAATCTCCCAAGATGGCGTACAGCACCTCATCCCGCAAGAGTACGTGGTGGTGTCTGAGGGTAATCACATTCAG ATGCAGGATGGACAGATAGCTCACATTCAGTATGACCAGGACGGGGCTttcctgcaggagcagcag ATTGCACTGAGCCACGACGGGCAGATCCAGTACGTTCCCATCAGCTCCGAGCAGCAGATCGTCAGCCAGGAGGACCTGGAGGCAGTTGCACACTCTGCAGTGACAG
- the znf335 gene encoding zinc finger protein 335 isoform X1, whose translation MDSEENAVESSSDAGPSGLEEPSESGMGMETSEAMSADSSDTAAVHALTPESDSHVGQSSEGLVELIPETSSSTDVRGMIHLPDSSSVAQSTSVSSVSTVTQSILVSESAQVLVHSSVVSDGGMIVSDSTASTSSDLGSAIDKIIESTIGPDIMNGCIAVTSAEDGGAETTQYLILQGPDDGAPMVSQMSSSALSSRITIEALGEGPTSTCLEQSELGGRRRGSLPDLEAMDPDQPDQPGHSGYVACSADNSGQHHTHGYGDCAGGDDSNQSQHSQYAECSAGHSHYLDLVRQDDPGDSRYIDCSADNSDRAQRYGACVTGAADQPRCSRYADCGADAPDQTQNSQDRDEACCYMDCGVPQGSIYGEGRSLDCPDQPQHSHYADYGPDQQGQYIGSTGEYAPPPGREAVPNRDPQGGPGAEGPSEGTGLAEAQGSNEAEGSGLPGQIRDRPPNLEELEEMMEVVVVQQFKCKMCPYKSISKDTLINHMRDKHFRHTGVPPPKKRGRGRPRRSESAAAQKAEVKTEEPAEEEEDDIMDAGAIDDPADDSDYNPADEDCRGRPPALLRSVPASSSGTVERPRRRVVRPRKFPYAAGGRGHARGMAAVTMEASGGNKSLDAQVPEEASSSGLDNGPASSANENGAEPGVSQSDSENKDPSSNTGPEEVEFYPRKRGRPSKRFLRKKYKKYMNRNRYYKSLKPLLRPHNCRICGSRFLSQEDLRFHVDSHEGNDPERFKCLQCSYRCKRWSSLKEHMFNHEGTKPYKCEECDYSSVYRKDVIRHSAVHNKDKKKKTDMVIPDVSQVPRNTQFPCPVCSRVYPMQKRLTQHMKTHSTEKPHMCDKCGKSFKKRYTFKMHLLTHIQTYGNRFKCEFCEYTCDNKKLLLNHQLSHTTDKPFKCDYCKYSTTKEDFLVSHMAIKHTGEKPFSCDFCHFMTKHKKNLRLHVQCRHPEAFDDWCRTHPEEPPRRRRPFFTLQQIEELKQQHDHTQGLQDTLRGPIVSVDSIELQAIQTIENQTVSPDSLENATIIYEHEASDLSAQNALDLLLNMSNPRELVGSSLQVAVLKSEGEALEGAMGEAGVAGKPQKVVAFHVAEHGEALVREAFEAGAVEAGPDISQIAISAYQGGADFSVVEQVGEEIHSTATVYSAEGGGGDPQAVVVSSGSLSGTLKEHKGKYYLTSGIGGGTVQQVELSSEDPGSPSPTTSPQQQLNSKRFSCRICMESFHGRSDMESHKRAHLDPNTFKCPDCPFIAPSWPDVKTHMAMHAYLRPHKCGHCSFASKNKKDLRRHMLTHTNEKPFACDVCGQRFNRNGHLKFHMERLHSQDPPARKPRLALPQQAIIVNSDEEALATLQTALQAGQTVITPERLQQALGQEHIIVAQEQTLSDQEEATYIQQITTVDGQTVQHLVTAENQVTEVQYIISQDGVQHLIPQEYVVVSEGNHIQMQDGQIAHIQYDQDGAFLQEQQIALSHDGQIQYVPISSEQQIVSQEDLEAVAHSAVTAVADAAMAQAQTVYATEATPEQLEQMQQQGIQYDVITFTEE comes from the exons ATGGACTCTGAGGAGAACGCGGTGGAAAGCAGCAGCGATGCGGGCCCCTCGGGCCTGGAGGAGCCCTCTGAGAGCGGGATGGGCATGGAGACGTCGGAGGCCATGTCGGCCGACAGCAGCGACACGGCGGCCGTACACGCCCTCACACCCGAGTCCGACTCCCACGTGGGGCAGAGCTCAGAGGGGCTTGTG GAGCTGATTCCAGAGACCAGCTCTAGCACAGATGTCAGGGGGATGATCCACCTCCCGGACTCCTCCTCCGTCGCCCAGTCGACCAGCGTGTCGAGCGTTTCCACGGTGACGCAGTCCATCCTGGTGTCGGAGTCCGCTCAGGTGTTGGTCCACTCCAGTGTGGTGTCGGACGGGGGGATGATCGTGTCAGACTCCACCGCATCCACGTCCTCAGACCTGGGCTCGGCCATCGATAAGATCATCGAGTCTACCATTGGGCCTGACATCATGAATG GCTGTATCGCGGTGACCAGCGCTGAGGACGGAGGAGCGGAGACCACCCAGTACCTGATCCTGCAGGGCCCTGATGACG gtgccCCCATGGTGTCCCAGATGTCCTCCTCTGCCCTGTCCAGCCGCATCACGATTGAGGCCCTGGGGGAGGGCCCCACGTCCACCTGCCTGGAGCAGTCCGAGCTAGGGGGGCGTCGGCGGGGGAGCCTGCCCGACCTGGAGGCCATGGACCCCGACCAGCCGGACCAGCCGGGGCACTCTGGGTACGTGGCGTGCAGCGCCGACAACTCGGGCCAGCACCACACGCACGGCTACGGCGACTGCGCCGGGGGCGACGACTCCAACCAATCGCAGCACTCCCAGTACGCCGAGTGCAGCGCCGGCCACTCCCACTACCTGGACCTGGTGCGCCAGGACGACCCCGGCGACTCCCGCTACATCGACTGCAGCGCCGACAACTCGGACCGGGCCCAGCGGTACGGGGCGTGCGTGACCGGGGCGGCGGACCAGCCCCGGTGCTCCCGCTACGCGGACTGCGGCGCGGACGCTCCCGACCAGACCCAGAACTCGCAGGACCGCGACGAGGCCTGCTGCTACATGGACTGCGGCGTGCCCCAGGGCTCCATCTACGGGGAGGGCCGGTCCCTGGACTGCCCCGACCAGCCCCAGCACTCCCACTACGCCGACTACGGGCCGGACCAGCAGGGCCAGTACATCGGCAGCACCGGGGAgtacgccccgccccccgggagGGAGGCCGTGCCCAACCGGGACCCCCAGGGCGGGCCGGGGGCCGAGGGGCCCTCGGAGGGCACCGGGCTGGCCGAGGCCCAGGGCAGCAACGAGGCGGAGGGGTCCGGACTGCCCGGGCAGATCCGGGACAGGCCCCCTaacctggaggagctggaggagatgaTGGAGGTGGTGGTAGTGCAGCAGTTCAAGTGCAAGATGTGCCCCTACAAGAGCATCTCCAAAGACACCCTGATCAACCACATGAGAGACAAACACTTCAGGCACACAG GTGTCCCGCCTCCGAagaaaagggggcgggggcgacCGAGGCGGAGCGAATCGGCCGCCGCCCAGAAGGCTGAGGTGAAGACGGAGGAGCccgctgaggaggaggaggatgacaTCATGGACGCCGGTGCCATTGATGATCCAGCAG ACGACAGCGACTACAACCCGGCCGATGAAGACTGCAGGGgtcgcccccccgccctcctgcgCAGCGTGCCCGCGTCCTCGTCCGGCACGGTGGAGCGCCCCCGGCGCAGGGTGGTGCGCCCCAGGAAGTTCCCCTACGCCGCGGGGGGGCGCGGCCACGCCCGAG GAATGGCAGCAGTGACCATGGAGGCATCCGGGGGGAATAAGAGTTTGGACGCTCAGGTCCCGGAGGAGGCCAGCTCTTCTGGATTGGACAACGGGCCTGCGTCTTCCGCTAATGAAAACGGAGCTGAGCCAGGTGTCAGCCAATCGGATTCGGAGAACAAAGACCCTTCGTCAAACACGGGACCCGAGGAGGTCGAGTTTTACCCCAGGAAACGGGGACGGCCGTCCAAGCGTTTTCTCCGCAAGAAGTACAAGAAGTATATGAACCGCAA CAGGTACTACAAGTCCCTGAAGCCCCTGCTGAGGCCGCACAACTGCCGGATATGCGGCTCCCGCTTCCTCTCCCAGGAGGACCTCCGCTTCCACGTGGACTCGCACGAGGGCAACGACCCCGAGCGGTTCAAGTGCCTGCAGTGCAGCTACCGCTGCAAGCGCTGGTCCTCGCTCAAG GAGCACATGTTCAACCACGAAGGAACCAAGCCCTACAAGTGCGAGGAGTGTGACTACTCCAGCGTGTACAGGAAGGATGTCATACGCCACTCCGCCGTGCACAACAAAGACAA aaaaaagaaaacagacatg GTTATTCCGGATGTCTCGCAGGTCCCCAGGAACACGCAGTTCCCGTGCCCCGTGTGCAGCAGGGTCTACCCCATGCAGAAGCGCCTCACGCAGCACATGAAGACGCACAGCACCGAGAAGCCGCACATGTGCGACAAG tgtggaaAATCCTTCAAGAAACGCTACACTTTCAAAATGCATCTTCTTACTCACATCCAGACCTACGGAAACAG GTTCAAGTGTGAGTTTTGCGAGTACACCTGTGACAACAAGAAGCTCCTGCTCAACCACCAGCTCTCGCACACCACCGACAAGCCCTTCAAGTGCGACTACTGCAAGTATTCCACCACCAAGGAGGACTTCCTGGTGTCCCACATGGCCATCAAGCACACTG GAGAGAAGCCGTTCTCGTGCGACTTCTGCCACTTCATGACCAAGCACAAGAAGAACCTGCGTCTGCACGTGCAGTGCCGGCACCCCGAGGCCTTCGACGACTGGTGCCGCACGCACCCCGAGGAGCCGCCCAGACGCCGGCGGCCCTTCTTCACCCTCCAGCAGATCGAGGAGCTGAAGCAGCAGCACGACCACACCCAGGGCCTGCAGGACACGCTGCGAGGGCCAATC GTGTCTGTGGACTCCATCGAGCTCCAGGCGATCCAGACCATAGAGAATCAAACCGTTTCCCCGGACTCACTGGAGAATGCCACAATTATTTATGAGCATG AAGCCTCGGACCTGTCGGCTCAGAACGCCCTGGACCTGCTGCTGAACATGAGCAACCCGCGCGAGCTGGTGGGGAGCTCCCTGCAG GTGGCCGTGCTGAAATCGGAGGGGGAGGCTCTGGAGGGGGCCATGGGGGAGGCGGGCGTGGCGGGGAAGCCCCAGAAGGTGGTGGCCTTCCACGTGGCGGAGCACGGGGAGGCGCTGGTGAGGGAGGCCTTCGAGGCCGGGGCCGTGGAGGCGGGGCCAGACATCAGCCAGATCGCCATCAGCGCCTACCAGGGCGGCGCCGACTTCAGCGTGGTGGAGCAGGTCGGAGAGGAGATCCACAGCACCGCCACCGTCTACAG TGCGGAGGGAGGCGGCGGGGACCCCCAGGCCGTGGTGGTGAGCAGCGGCTCTCTCTCCGGGACCCTGAAAGAGCACAAGGGCAAATACTACCTGACCTCCGGGATCGGAGGAGGGACGGTgcagcaggtggag CTAAGCAGCGAGGATCCTgggtccccctcccccaccacctctcCCCAGCAGCAGCTCAACTCCAAGAGGTTCTCCTGCAGGATCTGCATGGAGTCCTTCCACGGCCGCTCTGACATGGAGAGCCACAAGAGGGCGCACTTGGACCCCAACACCTTCAAGTGCCCCGATTGTCCGTTCATCGCTCCCTCCTGGCCAGATGTCAAG ACTCACATGGCCATGCACGCCTACCTCCGGCCCCACAAGTGCGGCCACTGCAGCTTCGCCTCCAAGAACAAGAAGGACCTCCGGCGCCACATGCTCACCCACACCAACGAGAAGCCCTTCGCCTGCGACGTCTGCGgccagag gtttAACCGTAACGGCCACCTGAAGTTCCACATGGAGAGGCTGCACAGCCAGGACCCGCCCGCACGCAAGCCCCGCCTGGCCCTGCCCCAGCAGGCCATCATCGTCAACAGCGACGAGGAGGCGCTGGCCACCCTGCAGA cagctcTGCAGGCGGGGCAGACGGTCATCACCCCCGAGCGGCTCCAGCAGGCCCTGGGCCAGGAGCACATCATCGTAGCCCAGGAGCAGACCCTCTCTGACCAG GAGGAGGCCACGTACATCCAGCAGATAACCACCGTGGACGGGCAGACGGTCCAGCACCTGGTCACTGCTGAGAACCAGGTGACGGAG GTTCAGTACATAATCTCCCAAGATGGCGTACAGCACCTCATCCCGCAAGAGTACGTGGTGGTGTCTGAGGGTAATCACATTCAG ATGCAGGATGGACAGATAGCTCACATTCAGTATGACCAGGACGGGGCTttcctgcaggagcagcag ATTGCACTGAGCCACGACGGGCAGATCCAGTACGTTCCCATCAGCTCCGAGCAGCAGATCGTCAGCCAGGAGGACCTGGAGGCAGTTGCACACTCTGCAGTGACAG